A single Desulfovibrio piger DNA region contains:
- a CDS encoding RNA methyltransferase has protein sequence MSLDLLQVVLVQTRFPENIGMAARACVNMGSRSIRLVAPERWDREKARPLATPKGQGVLDAVQVLPEMSAAVADCSLVIGTTARTGGWRRSLLSPGQAAGEVAQALERGEKVAIVFGPEDRGLDNDAIQHCQRLVTIPTNPEASSLNLAQSVLLLLYECAKAVRARQHEPAGEKAPAEGGSGRVISSADYERLLDNLKDMLLRLDCLHGDNPDYFLMPWRRLLARAQVRRHEYDALMGLCRQVRNKLDGSKKA, from the coding sequence ATGTCGCTGGATTTACTGCAAGTGGTTCTGGTTCAGACGCGCTTCCCCGAAAACATCGGCATGGCTGCCCGCGCCTGTGTCAATATGGGCAGCCGGAGCATCCGTCTGGTGGCACCGGAACGCTGGGACAGGGAAAAGGCCCGGCCTCTGGCTACCCCCAAAGGGCAGGGCGTGCTGGATGCTGTGCAGGTCCTGCCGGAGATGTCGGCAGCCGTGGCGGACTGCTCGCTGGTCATAGGGACCACGGCCCGGACCGGGGGCTGGCGGCGTTCCCTGCTGTCCCCCGGGCAGGCCGCGGGTGAAGTGGCCCAGGCCCTGGAACGGGGGGAAAAGGTGGCCATCGTGTTCGGTCCCGAAGACCGGGGCCTGGATAATGATGCCATCCAGCACTGCCAGCGGCTGGTGACCATCCCCACTAATCCTGAGGCCAGCTCGCTCAACCTGGCGCAGTCGGTATTGCTGCTGTTGTATGAGTGCGCCAAGGCCGTGCGGGCTCGTCAGCATGAGCCTGCCGGAGAAAAGGCTCCGGCGGAGGGCGGCTCCGGCCGCGTCATCTCCTCGGCCGACTATGAGCGCCTTCTGGACAATCTGAAGGACATGCTGCTGCGGCTGGATTGTCTGCATGGTGACAACCCGGACTACTTCCTGATGCCCTGGCGGCGTCTGCTGGCCCGGGCCCAGGTGCGCCGGCATGAATATGACGCGCTGATGGGCTTGTGCCGTCAGGTCCGCAACAAGCTGGATGGCAGCAAGAAAGCATAA
- a CDS encoding DUF1786 domain-containing protein, whose protein sequence is MAAQRIRELTLLKQAVWLYGENIGGGFGLAVRDHIKAGFTVCSTASAASALHDNPAVVQSMGVQIAEQCPPGAVPVPLSDYSPEFFAGLLRQAGLPLPHLVLAGCQDHGFHPNGNRMGRMQAWTALLQSSALPANWIYEQPPAQCTRLLALQKRTGGPVADTGTCALLGALCVPEVMKRSWREGITIINVGNSHTVAALVYQGQVRGIYEHHTGMRTLQEYLADLEQFRRSWLPCEEVLAHGGHGTAFGPYCEEAGGYEPTYILGPKREFLQGQGQFLAPYGDMMLAGCFGLLWGWAHRGDDAGRL, encoded by the coding sequence ATGGCAGCACAGCGCATACGCGAACTGACCCTGCTCAAGCAGGCGGTATGGCTCTATGGAGAAAATATCGGCGGCGGTTTTGGCCTTGCCGTGCGCGACCATATCAAGGCCGGCTTCACTGTCTGCAGTACGGCCAGCGCTGCCAGCGCCCTGCACGACAATCCTGCGGTGGTCCAAAGCATGGGCGTGCAGATAGCGGAGCAATGCCCGCCCGGGGCTGTGCCGGTGCCGCTCTCGGATTATTCGCCGGAATTTTTTGCCGGACTGCTGCGGCAGGCCGGGCTCCCGTTGCCCCATCTGGTGCTGGCGGGCTGTCAGGATCATGGCTTTCATCCCAATGGCAACCGCATGGGACGCATGCAGGCCTGGACGGCCCTGTTGCAGTCCTCGGCCTTGCCTGCCAACTGGATCTATGAGCAGCCACCGGCGCAATGTACCCGTCTGCTGGCTTTGCAGAAAAGGACAGGAGGCCCGGTGGCTGATACCGGTACTTGCGCGCTGCTGGGAGCCCTGTGTGTGCCGGAGGTCATGAAGCGGAGCTGGCGCGAAGGGATCACCATCATCAATGTGGGCAACAGTCATACCGTGGCGGCGCTGGTCTATCAGGGACAGGTACGCGGTATCTACGAGCACCACACCGGCATGCGCACCCTGCAGGAATACCTTGCGGATCTTGAACAGTTCCGGCGTTCCTGGCTGCCGTGCGAGGAGGTCCTTGCGCACGGGGGGCACGGTACGGCGTTTGGCCCTTACTGTGAGGAAGCCGGAGGCTACGAACCCACCTATATCCTGGGGCCGAAGCGGGAATTTTTGCAGGGACAGGGACAGTTCCTGGCCCCGTATGGCGATATGATGCTGGCGGGCTGTTTTGGCCTGCTCTGGGGATGGGCGCACAGGGGCGATGACGCCGGGCGTTTATAA
- a CDS encoding pentapeptide repeat-containing protein, giving the protein MSHQHPHPQSMAGKNFANASLAGKDFRGVELRGANFAGADLRGADLELADLAGANLVSAELAKANLSWANLAGAALNEADLRSADLREARLNGAILENALLDGANLTSASLQGADLSGASLRDTCLEGAWLEGVTGLLDK; this is encoded by the coding sequence ATGAGCCATCAGCATCCCCACCCGCAAAGCATGGCGGGGAAAAATTTTGCCAATGCCAGCCTTGCCGGCAAGGATTTTCGGGGCGTCGAGCTGCGGGGAGCCAATTTTGCCGGGGCCGACTTGCGGGGCGCCGATCTGGAGCTGGCCGATCTGGCCGGGGCCAACCTTGTCAGCGCGGAGCTGGCCAAGGCCAATCTTTCCTGGGCCAATCTGGCCGGAGCGGCGCTCAATGAAGCAGACCTGAGGAGTGCCGACCTGCGGGAAGCCCGGCTGAATGGTGCCATCCTGGAGAATGCCCTGCTGGACGGTGCGAATCTGACGAGTGCCAGCCTCCAGGGAGCCGACCTGAGTGGTGCCAGTCTGCGAGATACCTGCCTGGAAGGGGCATGGCTGGAAGGCGTCACAGGGCTGTTGGACAAATAA
- a CDS encoding flavodoxin family protein, whose product MSGKNILVISSSPRRRGNSDLLADAFIEGAQEAGHTVEKISLHDKKIGFCRGCLGCQKTQRCILRDDMDDILPRMQQAEVIVFASPVYFYSLCGQLKTLLDRTNPLFAGDYAFRDIYLLASAADTDEKAMEGPKKALEGWVVCFEKARLCGVVQALGVTEAGDIRRTPAALDAARDLGRGIR is encoded by the coding sequence ATGAGTGGAAAAAACATCCTCGTCATTTCTTCCAGTCCCCGCCGGAGGGGCAATTCCGATCTGCTGGCCGATGCCTTTATCGAGGGAGCGCAGGAAGCCGGTCATACCGTGGAAAAGATAAGCCTGCATGACAAAAAGATCGGTTTTTGCAGGGGCTGTCTCGGCTGTCAGAAAACGCAGCGCTGCATCCTTCGGGACGATATGGATGACATCCTGCCGCGCATGCAGCAGGCCGAGGTGATCGTTTTTGCCAGCCCCGTCTATTTCTATTCGCTGTGCGGTCAGCTGAAGACCCTGCTGGATCGTACCAATCCTCTGTTCGCCGGGGACTATGCTTTTCGCGACATCTATTTACTGGCCAGTGCTGCCGACACGGACGAAAAGGCCATGGAAGGCCCCAAGAAAGCTCTGGAGGGCTGGGTGGTCTGCTTTGAAAAGGCCCGGCTGTGCGGCGTGGTACAGGCCCTTGGCGTGACGGAAGCGGGTGATATCCGGCGGACGCCTGCGGCGCTGGATGCTGCCCGCGATCTGGGCAGGGGCATCCGCTAG
- a CDS encoding phenylacetate--CoA ligase family protein, with protein MEVFDTAELWSRDQIEHTQLTRLRATVAHVRKSEFYRRRLDEAGVTPGSITSLDDIRRIPFTTKQDLRDQYPTGLLCVPRSEIVRMHCSSGTTGSPVAICHTQNDINCWADLMARCLYMVGVRRDDVFQNMSGYGLFTGGLGIHFGAERLGCMTIPAGPGNSRRQIKLAKDFRTTVAHILPSYALILGEHLRNMGEDPRDFPLRIAVVGAEPYTVEFRRRIEELFDMKAYNSYGLSEMNGPGVAFECQNQNGLHVWEDAYLPEIVDPRTGEPVPDGEIGELVMTCLCRQGMPILRYRTRDLTRFLPGECSCGRHHRRIDRILGRADDMFIIKGVNVYPMQIEQVIMTFPEVGQNYCILLENDGIGDVMRVQVEIRDEYFVEDMRCLQGLQKTIAQRLRDEILVTPRVELVQSNSLPSSEGKAVRVYDTRVKK; from the coding sequence ATGGAAGTTTTCGATACAGCGGAATTGTGGAGCAGGGATCAGATCGAACACACCCAGCTGACGCGTCTCAGGGCCACGGTGGCCCATGTGCGCAAGAGCGAGTTCTATCGCCGCCGTCTGGATGAAGCCGGCGTGACGCCCGGGAGCATCACGTCGCTGGACGATATCCGGCGCATTCCCTTCACCACCAAGCAGGATCTGCGGGACCAGTATCCCACGGGGCTTTTGTGCGTGCCGCGCAGCGAGATCGTGCGCATGCACTGCTCCAGTGGAACCACGGGCAGTCCTGTGGCCATCTGCCATACGCAGAACGATATCAACTGCTGGGCTGATCTCATGGCCCGCTGCCTGTACATGGTAGGCGTACGCCGTGATGATGTGTTCCAGAACATGTCCGGTTACGGTCTGTTCACCGGGGGCCTGGGGATCCATTTCGGCGCCGAGCGCCTGGGCTGCATGACCATCCCCGCCGGCCCCGGCAACTCGCGCCGCCAGATCAAGCTGGCCAAGGACTTCAGGACCACGGTCGCCCATATCCTGCCGTCCTATGCGCTCATCCTTGGCGAGCATCTGCGCAATATGGGCGAAGATCCGCGCGACTTTCCCCTGCGCATCGCCGTGGTGGGGGCCGAGCCCTATACGGTGGAATTCCGGCGCCGTATCGAAGAACTCTTCGACATGAAGGCCTACAACTCTTACGGCCTCTCCGAGATGAACGGCCCGGGCGTGGCCTTTGAATGCCAGAACCAGAACGGCCTGCATGTCTGGGAGGATGCGTACCTGCCGGAGATCGTGGATCCCAGGACCGGCGAGCCCGTGCCCGACGGCGAGATCGGCGAACTGGTCATGACCTGCCTGTGCCGTCAGGGCATGCCCATCCTGCGTTACCGCACCCGCGACCTGACCCGTTTCCTGCCCGGGGAATGTTCCTGCGGCCGTCATCACCGCCGCATCGACCGCATCCTGGGCCGCGCGGACGACATGTTCATCATCAAGGGTGTCAATGTCTATCCCATGCAGATCGAGCAGGTCATCATGACCTTCCCCGAAGTGGGGCAGAATTACTGCATCCTGCTGGAGAACGACGGCATCGGCGACGTCATGCGCGTGCAGGTGGAGATTCGCGACGAATACTTCGTGGAAGACATGCGCTGCCTGCAGGGCCTGCAGAAAACCATCGCCCAGCGGCTGCGTGACGAGATCCTGGTGACGCCGCGTGTGGAACTGGTGCAGAGCAACAGCCTGCCCAGCAGCGAAGGCAAGGCCGTGCGCGTGTACGATACCCGCGTCAAGAAGTAG
- a CDS encoding DUF6538 domain-containing protein, whose protein sequence is MGRIFYFRCALPAAAKKRLGNAEIRLSLGTCFRQEAKLLACQLFALLHASLPGVPNLPTLRHILIQHLSSLQGKDVSPPDSADKKRPPFSSGRRTTGDVVPARRIIQNREQRDIGVQQI, encoded by the coding sequence GTGGGCCGCATCTTCTATTTTCGTTGCGCTCTGCCTGCTGCTGCCAAAAAACGTCTGGGGAATGCCGAGATACGCCTGAGCCTGGGAACCTGTTTTCGTCAGGAAGCCAAGCTGCTTGCCTGCCAGCTTTTTGCCTTGCTGCATGCTTCGTTGCCTGGCGTACCTAATCTTCCCACGCTGCGGCATATCCTTATCCAGCATCTGTCTTCTCTACAGGGAAAGGATGTCAGCCCCCCAGACAGTGCCGACAAAAAACGTCCTCCTTTTTCTTCTGGTCGCAGGACAACAGGGGATGTCGTGCCAGCACGCCGCATTATTCAGAACCGAGAACAGCGCGATATTGGGGTGCAACAAATCTGA
- a CDS encoding MFS transporter encodes MKNIERTKDKNIDKILFTRNFYLICIANLCTCMAIYSVMPVLPLYLIDVLHCKESVMGIGLAAFPLIALAVRSFSGMMSDMMDCKRLLLIATTCCAIFFPLTYMAATISIFICIRLLHGVSFSIMTTSQATMAVGFIPEKKLGMGIGVFSSMLSLGMILGPMLGLYVTSRFSYAAAFGLPFIFAMLGTCLQLFITSPQKIQAAKSRKPTWDMLFMPQGLYALSSLFIAAFMLGMISNYTSVLARDTGLDSYASAFFLLMGIGLLVSRLFSGYIVDKGYLVLLVCMADLVALGAALLLARTTSPVLFLGCGGLLGMSLGALLPSYQTVLVHLADKTKRGVANAMYFIGMDSGICLSLLMGGVISQSLGMDVAYMVAAWGQLVSLGIFLRFVAPQYRAVLGSE; translated from the coding sequence ATGAAAAATATAGAACGTACTAAAGATAAGAATATAGATAAAATACTTTTTACAAGAAATTTTTATCTAATCTGTATTGCAAATCTATGTACATGCATGGCAATATATTCAGTCATGCCCGTACTTCCTCTGTATCTGATCGATGTCCTGCATTGCAAGGAATCGGTGATGGGGATAGGGCTTGCAGCATTCCCCCTGATTGCCCTTGCAGTACGTTCTTTCTCTGGAATGATGTCAGATATGATGGATTGCAAGCGGCTCCTGCTGATTGCCACCACCTGCTGCGCCATTTTTTTCCCTCTGACATACATGGCAGCGACAATATCGATTTTTATCTGCATACGGTTGTTGCACGGTGTAAGCTTTTCCATCATGACGACCTCACAGGCAACGATGGCAGTCGGTTTTATTCCTGAGAAAAAACTGGGGATGGGGATCGGGGTATTCAGCAGCATGCTGTCGCTGGGGATGATCCTTGGTCCCATGCTGGGCTTGTATGTAACAAGCAGATTTTCTTATGCTGCTGCTTTTGGCTTGCCCTTTATCTTTGCCATGTTGGGTACCTGCTTGCAGCTCTTCATAACATCACCGCAAAAAATACAGGCGGCAAAATCCAGAAAGCCTACCTGGGACATGCTTTTCATGCCGCAAGGCCTCTACGCCCTGTCCTCATTGTTCATTGCAGCATTCATGCTTGGGATGATCTCAAATTATACCTCAGTACTGGCCAGAGACACCGGTCTGGACTCCTATGCCAGTGCGTTCTTTTTGCTGATGGGGATAGGGCTCCTGGTGAGCCGTCTGTTTTCCGGCTATATTGTGGATAAAGGGTATCTCGTCCTTCTTGTCTGCATGGCGGATCTGGTGGCACTGGGCGCTGCGCTGCTTCTTGCCCGGACGACATCGCCGGTACTTTTTCTGGGATGCGGTGGGCTGCTGGGCATGTCGCTGGGGGCGCTCCTGCCCAGCTATCAGACAGTGCTTGTACATCTGGCGGACAAAACAAAGCGGGGGGTCGCCAATGCCATGTACTTTATCGGGATGGATAGTGGCATATGCCTTTCCCTCCTGATGGGAGGTGTTATCTCACAGTCATTGGGAATGGATGTCGCCTATATGGTTGCAGCCTGGGGACAGCTTGTTTCACTGGGGATATTCCTCAGATTTGTTGCACCCCAATATCGCGCTGTTCTCGGTTCTGAATAA
- a CDS encoding DUF456 domain-containing protein, with protein MEGFIALASFSLAYAFIVLLGLILLLNILGLPANWVVVLLVVLWKFLHPAAGALDVWFWIMFLGLAVLGEVLEMGVQVMNARRHGSSTSGTVAGMVGAIAGAIFLAPLFFGLGAFIGALAGAWLGCLVMELLRGRPGKEAFDAAFGTMMGRFLGTVCKLGTGSAMVVLTARRIWPDAVPVPPPLHPAVPEPGQVVMLLKNWLC; from the coding sequence ATGGAAGGGTTCATCGCGCTGGCTTCGTTCAGCCTGGCCTATGCGTTCATCGTCCTGCTGGGGCTGATCCTGCTGCTCAACATCCTTGGCCTGCCCGCCAACTGGGTGGTAGTGCTGCTGGTGGTGCTGTGGAAATTCCTGCACCCGGCCGCCGGGGCCCTGGATGTCTGGTTCTGGATCATGTTCCTGGGCCTGGCTGTCCTGGGTGAGGTGCTGGAAATGGGCGTACAGGTCATGAACGCCAGACGGCACGGCTCCAGCACATCCGGCACAGTGGCCGGCATGGTGGGGGCCATTGCCGGGGCCATCTTCCTGGCGCCGCTCTTTTTCGGGCTGGGGGCGTTTATCGGGGCTCTGGCAGGCGCCTGGCTGGGCTGCCTGGTCATGGAGCTGCTGCGCGGCCGCCCCGGCAAGGAAGCCTTTGATGCAGCCTTCGGCACCATGATGGGGCGCTTTCTGGGAACGGTCTGCAAGCTGGGCACGGGCAGCGCCATGGTCGTGCTGACGGCCCGTCGCATCTGGCCGGATGCCGTACCGGTGCCGCCGCCGTTGCATCCTGCAGTGCCGGAGCCGGGGCAGGTCGTGATGCTGTTGAAGAACTGGTTGTGTTGA